From one Solanum stenotomum isolate F172 chromosome 12, ASM1918654v1, whole genome shotgun sequence genomic stretch:
- the LOC125846277 gene encoding high mobility group B protein 14, protein MAKKGSSKCGNSASTSTKRVKSAEKVKARGVKQSKPTSANKLSAISNKKPKKPPTAFFYFLEDFRKEFQEENPGVRSMRDIGKACGEKWKIMTYEEKVHYYDIATEKRREFDRAMTYFNKKKEGGEFQEYEEDSDFDE, encoded by the exons atggcaAAGAAAGGTTCATCAAAGTGTGGAAACTCTGCTTCAACTTCAACCAAAAG GGTAAAATCAGCGGAGAAAGTAAAGGCACGTGGAGTGAAGCAGAGCAAACCCACATCAGCCAACAAACTAAGCGCCATTTCGAACAAGAAGCCTAAGAAGCCCCCCACTGCCTTCTTCTATTTCTT GGAGGACTTCCGTAAGGAATTCCAGGAGGAAAATCCAGGCGTCAGGTCAATGCGAGAT ATTGGGAAAGCTTGTGGAGAGAAGTGGAAAATAATGACATATGAG GAAAAAGTGCATTACTATGATATAGCAACAGAGAAACGAAGAGAGTTTGATAGAGCCATGACGTACTTTAATAAGAAAAAG GAAGGTGGAGAGTTTCAAGAATATGAAGAAGACTCCGATTTTGATGAATAG